A window of the Dyadobacter pollutisoli genome harbors these coding sequences:
- a CDS encoding ABC transporter ATP-binding protein, with protein MNLLQASGIRRTYGSLQVLKGIDLEVKKGEVVAIVGPSGAGKSTFLHILGTLDRPDEGQVLIEGVNVFTQKDKDLAKFRNEKIGFIFQFHNLLAEFTALENTCMPGYINGLGNEKEIISRGKELLEMLGLSGRMDHLPSQLSGGEQQRVAVARALLNKPSIVLADEPSGNLDSHNALDLHQLFFKLRDDFGQTFVIVTHNEELAEMADRRLVMQDGMMLP; from the coding sequence ATGAATTTACTTCAGGCGAGCGGGATCAGGCGGACATACGGTTCTTTACAGGTTTTGAAGGGAATTGATCTGGAAGTAAAAAAGGGTGAGGTAGTCGCGATAGTTGGTCCTTCGGGAGCGGGAAAAAGTACTTTTTTGCACATTCTGGGCACATTGGACAGGCCTGATGAAGGGCAGGTGCTCATAGAAGGAGTGAATGTATTTACTCAAAAAGATAAAGATCTTGCCAAATTCCGAAACGAAAAGATCGGTTTTATCTTCCAATTTCACAATCTGCTTGCCGAATTTACGGCGCTGGAAAATACCTGTATGCCAGGCTATATCAATGGGTTAGGTAATGAAAAGGAGATTATATCCAGAGGGAAAGAACTGCTGGAAATGCTTGGTCTTTCGGGTAGAATGGACCACTTGCCTTCGCAACTGTCAGGCGGTGAGCAACAAAGGGTAGCAGTGGCAAGGGCGCTGCTGAACAAGCCGTCGATCGTGCTTGCCGACGAACCCAGCGGTAACCTCGACTCACATAATGCTCTGGATCTACACCAGTTGTTTTTCAAGCTGCGCGACGATTTCGGACAAACTTTCGTGATTGTGACCCACAACGAAGAATTGGCAGAAATGGCAGACCGGCGACTGGTCATGCAGGACGGAATGATGCTCCCATAA
- the groL gene encoding chaperonin GroEL (60 kDa chaperone family; promotes refolding of misfolded polypeptides especially under stressful conditions; forms two stacked rings of heptamers to form a barrel-shaped 14mer; ends can be capped by GroES; misfolded proteins enter the barrel where they are refolded when GroES binds), whose product MSKKIFFDTEARDKIKRGVDTLADAVKVTLGPRGRNVVIDKKFGSPSITKDGVTVAKEIDLKDPIENMGAQLVKEVASKTADSAGDGTTTATVLAQAIYSIGVKNVAAGANPMDLKRGIDKAVSVIVKDLESQKKNISTSKEIAQVATISANHDEEIGNMIAEAMEKVGKEGVITVEEARGTETEVKTVEGMQFDRGYLSPYFVTNTEKMEADLERPYILISEKKVSSMKELLPVLEAVAQTGRPLLILAEDVDGEALATLVVNKIRGALKVAAVKAPGFGDRRKAMLEDIAIITGGTVISEERGFKLENATLEYLGTCEKAIIDKDNTTLVNGSGNSEDIQGRVNQIKAQIENTTSDYDREKLQERLAKLSGGVAILYIGAATEVEMKEKKDRVDDALHATRAAVEEGIVAGGGVAYIRATAALEGFTGNNEDETTGINIIRVALEAPLRTIVSNSGQEPSVVVAKVKEGTGSYGYNAKDNVYTDLLEAGIIDPKKVSRLALENAASIAGLLLTTECVIADEPEEAPAGGGHSHGGGMGGMM is encoded by the coding sequence ATGTCTAAGAAAATATTTTTTGACACAGAAGCCCGCGACAAGATAAAGCGTGGTGTTGACACATTGGCTGACGCCGTTAAAGTTACATTGGGACCTCGTGGCCGTAACGTTGTAATCGACAAAAAATTCGGTTCACCAAGCATCACTAAGGATGGTGTTACTGTTGCAAAAGAAATCGATTTGAAAGATCCTATCGAAAACATGGGTGCTCAGTTGGTGAAAGAAGTAGCTTCTAAAACTGCTGATTCAGCTGGTGATGGTACTACTACTGCAACTGTTTTGGCCCAGGCGATCTACTCAATCGGTGTTAAGAACGTTGCTGCCGGTGCAAATCCAATGGATTTGAAACGCGGTATTGACAAAGCTGTTTCAGTGATCGTTAAAGATCTTGAATCACAAAAGAAAAACATTTCTACTTCCAAAGAAATCGCTCAGGTTGCTACTATTTCAGCTAACCATGACGAAGAAATCGGCAATATGATCGCCGAAGCAATGGAAAAAGTAGGAAAAGAAGGTGTTATCACTGTTGAAGAAGCTCGTGGTACTGAAACAGAAGTTAAAACTGTGGAAGGTATGCAGTTTGACCGTGGATACCTTTCTCCATATTTCGTTACCAATACAGAGAAAATGGAAGCTGATTTGGAGCGTCCATATATCCTGATCTCTGAGAAGAAAGTTTCTTCCATGAAAGAATTGCTTCCGGTTCTTGAAGCAGTTGCACAAACAGGCCGTCCTTTGCTTATTTTGGCAGAAGATGTTGACGGAGAAGCGTTGGCTACATTGGTAGTGAACAAAATCCGCGGCGCCTTGAAAGTTGCTGCTGTTAAAGCTCCTGGTTTTGGTGACCGTCGTAAAGCAATGCTTGAAGACATCGCAATCATCACTGGTGGTACAGTAATTTCAGAAGAGCGCGGTTTCAAATTGGAAAACGCAACTTTGGAATACCTTGGGACTTGCGAAAAAGCGATTATCGACAAAGACAATACAACTTTGGTTAACGGATCAGGTAATTCTGAAGACATTCAGGGCCGTGTTAACCAAATCAAAGCACAGATCGAGAATACAACTTCTGACTACGACCGTGAAAAACTTCAGGAACGTCTGGCTAAATTGTCAGGTGGTGTAGCTATCCTTTATATCGGTGCTGCAACTGAGGTTGAAATGAAAGAGAAAAAAGACCGCGTTGACGACGCATTGCATGCAACTCGTGCTGCTGTTGAAGAAGGTATCGTTGCTGGTGGTGGTGTAGCTTATATCCGTGCAACTGCTGCTCTGGAAGGCTTTACTGGAAACAACGAAGACGAAACAACCGGTATCAACATTATCCGTGTAGCTTTGGAGGCTCCTTTGAGAACAATCGTTTCTAACTCAGGCCAGGAGCCATCAGTAGTTGTTGCGAAAGTGAAAGAAGGAACAGGATCATACGGTTACAATGCAAAAGACAATGTTTACACAGACCTTTTGGAAGCTGGTATCATTGACCCTAAGAAAGTTTCACGTTTGGCTTTGGAAAACGCAGCATCTATCGCAGGTCTGTTGTTGACAACTGAATGTGTAATTGCTGACGAACCAGAAGAAGCTCCTGCAGGCGGTGGCCACAGCCACGGCGGCGGAATGGGCGGAATGATGTAA
- a CDS encoding co-chaperone GroES gives MSTLAEIQVNVQPLADRVLVEPAPAEEKTAFGIIIPDTAKEKPQRGTVVAVGPGKKDEPLTVKVGDTVLYGKYSGTELAYEGKDILIMRESDIYAIIG, from the coding sequence ATGTCAACTTTAGCAGAAATACAAGTGAACGTACAACCTCTGGCTGATCGTGTTCTTGTAGAACCAGCCCCAGCCGAAGAAAAAACAGCATTTGGTATCATTATCCCTGATACTGCAAAGGAAAAGCCTCAGCGTGGAACCGTGGTAGCCGTTGGCCCGGGTAAAAAAGATGAGCCGCTTACAGTAAAAGTAGGTGATACCGTATTGTACGGTAAGTATTCAGGTACTGAATTAGCATACGAAGGAAAAGACATCCTGATTATGCGTGAATCAGACATTTACGCCATTATTGGTTAA